One part of the Natrinema caseinilyticum genome encodes these proteins:
- a CDS encoding zinc ribbon domain-containing protein — MVICDRCNNSVKPTANYCPECGSELNPTRKDWSDGFLSLVDRGHIQEAIDGNETLPEGYHTRLHETVRHAMADFCLLDRWAEFDNHEALYGDLRDEEITTDDVGELEKLVRLTCPFRFLINATGVDTLENVLEASILFASDESELTLDDIDVSIEVTGDGE, encoded by the coding sequence ATGGTCATCTGTGACCGCTGCAATAATTCCGTGAAGCCCACGGCAAACTACTGCCCGGAGTGTGGGTCAGAACTCAATCCAACGCGGAAAGACTGGTCAGATGGATTTCTCTCCCTCGTCGATCGAGGTCATATCCAGGAGGCGATCGACGGGAACGAGACACTGCCGGAGGGCTATCATACTCGACTACACGAAACTGTACGCCATGCAATGGCGGATTTCTGTCTACTGGATCGGTGGGCGGAATTCGACAACCACGAAGCTCTCTATGGGGACCTTCGAGACGAGGAGATTACGACTGACGACGTTGGTGAGCTGGAAAAGCTGGTTCGATTGACCTGCCCATTTCGGTTTTTGATCAATGCAACTGGCGTGGATACTCTGGAGAATGTCTTAGAAGCCAGTATTCTATTCGCAAGCGATGAATCCGAGCTCACTCTCGACGATATTGATGTCTCGATCGAGGTAACAGGTGACGGTGAGTAG
- a CDS encoding GTPase family protein, with protein MAIDPEKFRGFTDRLSQIAEAAPMSDERTKDIMDTAIGTAISDMENLIDESRAPRLYIMGRSGVGKSSLINALANREVAEVDSVEPTTVESTAYHIGFSERYASWDVIDSRGLFESVSPDGDVPADTVDLLREDLREYQPDMILHVMSPDQVRAGEEDFETVKKLRSELGSLFPPVLYCLNKVDTHAAPNQWPPEEHPEVAGKIKRNLDFVAEVIGEDSKEPFESTQPLYGYEFDSEKHIGVVPTFLLQEPYWNVNTLSWMLGSYLPESAQLQFFQAQQREDLMRKFSRSTTDRFATIAGGIGGAPTPIADLPILLGLQFLLIGLVGGFSCREITTDTATEYVSAMGGTAVTGFVARSVARTLFEFVPVAGAAVSAGVAFSTTWALGRSAERYFFDDETVSPNSLRDQAREVFEARKNRE; from the coding sequence ATGGCTATTGACCCCGAGAAATTTCGCGGATTTACTGATCGACTTTCTCAGATCGCCGAAGCTGCTCCAATGAGTGACGAACGTACGAAGGATATTATGGATACAGCCATTGGAACTGCGATTTCTGATATGGAGAATCTGATAGACGAATCTAGAGCTCCCAGACTGTATATTATGGGGCGTTCAGGGGTCGGAAAGTCATCCCTCATCAACGCACTAGCCAACCGTGAAGTTGCTGAGGTAGACTCTGTTGAACCAACTACTGTAGAATCTACGGCGTATCATATCGGGTTTAGTGAACGGTATGCCAGCTGGGACGTAATCGACTCTCGCGGTCTATTTGAAAGTGTCTCCCCAGACGGCGATGTCCCGGCTGACACAGTAGATCTTCTCAGAGAGGATCTGAGAGAGTATCAACCTGATATGATCCTCCATGTAATGAGTCCTGACCAAGTTCGAGCTGGAGAAGAGGACTTTGAGACAGTCAAGAAACTCCGATCAGAACTTGGATCCTTGTTTCCCCCTGTTCTTTATTGTTTAAACAAAGTAGACACACACGCCGCTCCGAATCAGTGGCCTCCGGAGGAACATCCAGAAGTCGCAGGTAAAATAAAACGGAATCTAGACTTCGTGGCGGAAGTAATCGGTGAAGACTCAAAAGAGCCATTTGAATCAACGCAACCGCTGTATGGTTACGAATTCGATTCGGAGAAGCACATAGGCGTCGTACCAACATTTCTGCTGCAGGAGCCATACTGGAACGTAAATACACTCTCATGGATGCTCGGAAGTTATCTTCCTGAAAGTGCTCAACTTCAATTTTTTCAAGCACAACAACGAGAAGACTTGATGCGGAAATTTTCACGTAGTACCACTGACCGCTTTGCTACAATAGCGGGTGGTATTGGTGGTGCTCCAACACCAATTGCAGACTTACCTATCTTGCTCGGGCTTCAGTTCCTCTTGATCGGACTCGTAGGCGGCTTCTCCTGTCGTGAAATCACCACTGACACCGCAACTGAATATGTGAGTGCAATGGGCGGCACTGCAGTTACCGGCTTTGTAGCACGCTCAGTGGCTCGAACGTTGTTTGAATTCGTCCCAGTCGCGGGTGCAGCAGTTTCTGCTGGTGTTGCATTTTCAACAACCTGGGCTCTTGGCAGGTCTGCTGAGCGTTATTTCTTCGATGATGAAACAGTATCACCGAATTCACTCCGTGATCAAGCAAGAGAGGTTTTCGAAGCCCGGAAAAACCGAGAGTAA